CACTTCCCGTGGCGATCTGCTGTGAAGCTGATGAAATCTGCTGCATGCCGGCATTCATCTGATTTACGGCCTCATTCGCTTCTCTGACCTGCTCTGCGGTTTCTTTCATATCCTCCGCCAGTCTTCTAACTATCTCGTTCAGTCTCTCAGCAAACTCGTTGAAAATGTCGAAGGTTTCTCCAAACTCATCATCCCTTAACTTCTCAAGCCTGACGCTCAAATTGCCGCCCTGCAACTCTTTAATACCGCTACTCAGTATGTTGAGACACTTGCTGGTATATGCAAGCATTTCTTCTATTTCTTTCTCCTTCTCCTTGATTTCCGTGAGGTCTTCTATTGTTTCAACCACTCCCAGAACCTCTCCGTTTTCATCGCGCAGCGGTGCTGCTGTCGCCCTGACGTAGGCATTTCTTCCGTTCCTGAACTTCACCCATGTCGTCACAACGTAGGCACCATCAATGACATCCGACTTCTCAACCGTATCGTATAGTCCGTGGGCATTGTCCGGATTGTCGAGAACGAGATCCGCAAGTACAGGTCTTTCTTCATCGTAGAACGGATACCACTGCTTGTTTGTCCCTATTACCTCCTCAGCCTTCACCCCGCTCAATTCCTCACAGGCTCTGTTCCAGTACCTCACTCTGTGGCTGGCATCGATTACGAATGTCCCAACCGGAAGCCTGTTGATAATCTCCTGAAGCTCCTTCTCCTTCCTCTTCACTTCGCTGACATCCTTCAGGAAAACCACCGCACCGTCGAGTTTTCCATCTATCCACCTGGGTGAAACGCTGACGAGAACCGGTTTTTTGCCATTTGCAGTTCTGATCGTGGCCTCCACATCAAGTACAGCCTCCCCTGCTTCCATTGCCTCAACTGTGGCTCTGCAGACCTGACATTCCTCTTCAAGCTTGAAAAGCTCCTTCGCTCTCTTTCCAAGAGCAAACTCCTCAGTATATCCCGTGAGCTTTTCAGCCTGCTTGCTCCATGCCACGATCCTCCTCTCGTTATCGATGACGTAGAAGGCGTCCGGCATTCCCGCCATTATTGCCTCGATCTCCGACACCGTATTCTTCAACGCCTTTTCTTTCTCTTTAAGTTCGCTTATGTCGTAAAACACCTCAATGTAGCCAGCAAAATCATCTCCAACGTAAACAGGATAGACTGACGTTGACGCAACAAAATCTCTGCCATCCTTCGCCACTAGCCTGAGTTCAACGTTCTCGATCCGTTTCCTGTTCTTTATCGCATCCACAAGCTTTCTGGCATTTTCCA
The genomic region above belongs to Archaeoglobus neptunius and contains:
- a CDS encoding methyl-accepting chemotaxis protein, whose amino-acid sequence is MNEELNQLLSTLGNEEVVQRLRMLMENTAKRGDCREEKSEIERLKALLAEKERELERTRKFISELIRQIPRPAFVLFLNRDGVIEYINEYAAEIYGGDVSDLIGRRPSEVARNLAAGGKTFVELAFENKMKIEGKEGFLEVKTGKSMPILTSCAPIYVDGEFAGMVDFFIDITEQKRKEEEAKRAYELVKEVFKNLPTYVIFVGEDGLIKFGNNNAAKLAGLESADEIVGLRPTDIAVIHEDYMENARKLVDAIKNRKRIENVELRLVAKDGRDFVASTSVYPVYVGDDFAGYIEVFYDISELKEKEKALKNTVSEIEAIMAGMPDAFYVIDNERRIVAWSKQAEKLTGYTEEFALGKRAKELFKLEEECQVCRATVEAMEAGEAVLDVEATIRTANGKKPVLVSVSPRWIDGKLDGAVVFLKDVSEVKRKEKELQEIINRLPVGTFVIDASHRVRYWNRACEELSGVKAEEVIGTNKQWYPFYDEERPVLADLVLDNPDNAHGLYDTVEKSDVIDGAYVVTTWVKFRNGRNAYVRATAAPLRDENGEVLGVVETIEDLTEIKEKEKEIEEMLAYTSKCLNILSSGIKELQGGNLSVRLEKLRDDEFGETFDIFNEFAERLNEIVRRLAEDMKETAEQVREANEAVNQMNAGMQQISSASQQIATGS